Sequence from the [Clostridium] scindens genome:
GAAGCTTCGCATGGATCAAGACGGCAGGCTTGGTGTGGGCGATTTTCTGGTAGAGGTCATAGTTTAATTGCGGAAGGGCGGACTTGGTAGGCTCGATGATCAGGCCGGCAAAGTCGCCCTCAAGGAAATTCTTCAGGGCATTATACTCCTGAGAGATGCAGTTGTTGGTAAACTGTATGACAGAAGTATACCCCTCTTTATTCAATACGCTGTTAATTCCCTTTACGATGGAGGGAAAGATGTAACTGTCAATATCATTCATAAGAATGCCAATGCGCCTGGAATCCCTGCCAACGGGAGAAGGAGCTGGCTTAAGGGAAGTGCGCACGTAAGTGCCGCTTCCTTTTATCTTGCGCAGGAGCGACTCTTTTTCCAGGACAGAGATGGCCTTGCGGACCGTATCCCTGCTTACGCCGAATTGCGCCGCCAGTTCGATCTCTGTGGGAATCCGGTCTCCGTCCTTATATGTCCCTGATTTAATCTGTTCTTTCAGCCATGCCGCCAAGTGCGTATATTTGAAACGCATCATAAGTATACCTCCAAACATTTTCTGTTTAATCTATCTGTTATCATACAACAATTTCCCGATAAAAACAATTGCCAATTCTATAATTTGTATGTATATAGTCAATAAAAAACATACAAATTAAATGTTTAAACTAGACAAATATTGATTTTATCATACATAAAATACGACAAATATATTGAAAATACAAAATTTGTATGATAGAATGACGACAACATCAAATGATAAACAATTAACGAGCATTGAAAGGAGACAATTAAGAAATGGAAGAAATGATGAATGCGATTGTGTTTTCAGGAGTTGGGGAGACTACCTATACGAAGGTTCCAAAACCGAAAATACAGGGACCAAATGACGTGCTGATGAAGATCGAGGCTGCCAGCATCTGCGGGACGGATGTACATATACTGTCAACGCCGCCATCCTATCCGGCGAACCAGGGGATCGTGCAAGGCCATGAATTTGTCGGGCGCGTGGAGGAAGTAGGCAGCGCGGTGACGACTATAAAGCCCGGAGACAGGGTGGTGCTGGATCCGAATGTGTTCTGCGGGGAGTGCTACCAGTGCAAGAAGGGGAACTTTAACATGTGCGAGAATGTGTATGTCCTTGGGATTACAGACAATGGGGGATTCGGGGAATATGCGGTGGCTCCCTGCAAGATGTGCGTGAAGATATCCCAGGAACTTCCGGCAGAGACGGCGATATTCGCGGAACCGCTCACCTGCGTTGTCAGCGCGGTCAATAAGATCAGGCTGCTGCCGGGAGAAAGCGTGCTGGTGTTAGGGGCAGGCCCGATCGGATTATATTTTACGATGCTTCTGAAAGCCAATGGCGCCGGAAAGATCATCGTATCCGAGCCAAATCCAAAGAGAGGGGAATACGCGCTTAAGGCAGGCGCAGACAGAGTCATCAATCCGCAGGAAGTAGATCTGGTGGAAGAGATCCTGAAAGAGACGGATGGACATGGAATCGATGTAGTAGCCGAGGCTGTAGGAACGCTGATCCAGGAAGCCGTGGACTGCGTGCGTCCAAAAGGAAGGATCGTGCTCTTTGGCATGGATAGTTCTAAGAAGCCCGAGGTAGACCAGTTCAAGATCGTAAGAAACGAGATAGAGATCTATGGAAGCTTTATCGGGCTGAATACCCTTCCAGCAACCGTGGAACTCATGGAAAGCGGATTGATCGACTTGCAGCAGCTGATTACCCACCGTCTGGCGCTTAAAGACTTTGACATTGGACTAAAGGCCATGAGAGACGGCAGCGCTTTGGAGGTAATCTTATATCCGGACTGGGATGAGAAGAAATAGACAGGGAGGAAGAGAGTATGAGCGACACAATTACATTTGCGTCAGATGCCAGCAAAAGGAGTGTGAA
This genomic interval carries:
- a CDS encoding zinc-dependent alcohol dehydrogenase produces the protein MEEMMNAIVFSGVGETTYTKVPKPKIQGPNDVLMKIEAASICGTDVHILSTPPSYPANQGIVQGHEFVGRVEEVGSAVTTIKPGDRVVLDPNVFCGECYQCKKGNFNMCENVYVLGITDNGGFGEYAVAPCKMCVKISQELPAETAIFAEPLTCVVSAVNKIRLLPGESVLVLGAGPIGLYFTMLLKANGAGKIIVSEPNPKRGEYALKAGADRVINPQEVDLVEEILKETDGHGIDVVAEAVGTLIQEAVDCVRPKGRIVLFGMDSSKKPEVDQFKIVRNEIEIYGSFIGLNTLPATVELMESGLIDLQQLITHRLALKDFDIGLKAMRDGSALEVILYPDWDEKK